A region of Thermodesulfobacteriota bacterium DNA encodes the following proteins:
- a CDS encoding VPLPA-CTERM sorting domain-containing protein yields MKMTIWRSWILAGGILLAGAGAAGAAPLAPVSYDMPNGETGSYQYWDESYTGSGNPLVSLSPLSGGLGDLTDGVIATQNWNIVEAPAGPGPYVGWYTITPTITFHFGGPVTVDAVTFYVDDANGYGGVRTPAGFVIAGTSYSVADPPGSAPTSYTIGNLGLSLSDLAVTINRQPGCWVFVSEIAFTGTPVPIPASALLLGSGLTSLVAWRRRRS; encoded by the coding sequence ATGAAGATGACGATCTGGAGATCGTGGATCCTGGCCGGTGGCATCCTCCTGGCCGGGGCTGGGGCGGCGGGCGCCGCGCCGCTGGCGCCGGTGAGCTACGACATGCCCAATGGCGAGACCGGCAGCTACCAGTACTGGGACGAGTCCTACACCGGCAGCGGCAATCCCCTGGTCAGCCTCAGCCCCTTGAGTGGCGGCCTGGGGGATCTCACCGACGGGGTCATCGCTACCCAGAACTGGAACATCGTCGAGGCGCCGGCTGGGCCGGGGCCGTACGTGGGCTGGTATACCATCACGCCCACCATCACCTTCCATTTCGGCGGCCCGGTGACGGTCGACGCCGTCACCTTCTACGTGGACGATGCCAACGGCTACGGCGGAGTCCGGACGCCGGCCGGCTTCGTCATCGCCGGCACCAGCTACAGCGTCGCCGATCCTCCCGGCTCGGCGCCCACCAGCTACACCATCGGCAACCTGGGCTTGAGCCTCTCCGACCTTGCGGTCACCATCAACCGTCAGCCCGGCTGCTGGGTCTTCGTCAGCGAGATAGCCTTTACCGGGACCCCGGTGCCGATTCCGGCCAGCGCTCTTCTTCTGGGCAGCGGCCTGACCAGCTTGGTGGCCTGGCGGCGTCGCCGCTCCTGA